A region of Clostridia bacterium DNA encodes the following proteins:
- a CDS encoding M23 family metallopeptidase — MLENIYTTKMSTNKKALQTRFTKIRSKTGKLSKLMACTISIVLIFSVIFATVVLASIETTKGVPAEDEPITLYSKGNRIVLQNKPFVQDNIVYLPLRETFEKLGFFDIPGNTLEWKDGEIFITAAETAGQAPVYYSLKINSEEIGISHEKNALVRLSLLNLEPSGSALLIGQTTYVPYDFIEYMLNRGLGVRNRQYLFDFVITVNTPEISAAFLSQRFILPCDGEISATYGTRVHPITGETKTHNGIDIIAPDGTPVVSTIYGTVTTVGYDAEKGNYIIVQKDNVQTAYHHLKEIQVSTGDTIQRGQIIGTVGSTGTSVGSYLHFEIQINGIYYDPEHVL, encoded by the coding sequence ATGTTGGAAAATATCTACACAACAAAAATGAGCACAAACAAAAAAGCATTACAAACTCGTTTTACAAAAATTCGCTCCAAAACAGGAAAGCTTTCTAAACTGATGGCATGTACCATTTCAATTGTCCTTATTTTCTCGGTCATATTTGCAACCGTTGTTCTGGCATCCATAGAAACAACAAAAGGTGTCCCTGCCGAAGACGAACCTATAACACTTTACAGTAAAGGAAATCGCATTGTACTGCAGAACAAGCCTTTTGTTCAAGACAATATAGTGTATCTTCCTCTACGGGAAACTTTTGAAAAGCTTGGCTTTTTTGACATTCCCGGCAACACCTTAGAATGGAAGGATGGCGAAATTTTTATAACCGCCGCTGAAACAGCGGGACAAGCTCCGGTATATTACAGTTTAAAAATAAACAGCGAAGAAATTGGTATTTCACATGAAAAAAACGCTCTGGTTCGTCTCAGTCTGCTTAATCTTGAACCAAGTGGTTCTGCTTTGCTGATTGGGCAGACGACTTATGTGCCTTACGATTTTATCGAATACATGCTTAACCGTGGATTAGGGGTGCGAAACCGACAATACCTCTTTGATTTTGTAATTACGGTAAATACCCCGGAAATTTCTGCAGCATTCCTTTCCCAGAGATTTATCTTGCCATGTGACGGCGAAATTTCTGCCACCTACGGTACACGCGTACATCCCATTACCGGAGAAACCAAAACCCACAACGGCATCGATATTATTGCCCCGGACGGCACACCTGTCGTATCCACTATCTACGGCACAGTTACAACTGTCGGCTATGATGCTGAAAAAGGCAATTATATTATTGTTCAAAAGGATAATGTGCAAACCGCTTATCACCACCTTAAAGAAATCCAAGTTTCAACAGGTGATACCATTCAGCGCGGTCAAATCATCGGCACGGTTGGAAGCACCGGTACTTCTGTCGGCTCATATCTGCACTTTGAAATCCAGATAAACGGAATATATTACGACCCGG